One Triticum dicoccoides isolate Atlit2015 ecotype Zavitan chromosome 4B, WEW_v2.0, whole genome shotgun sequence genomic window carries:
- the LOC119295174 gene encoding protein FAM136A-like encodes MDHAGSMEERIVADRIRKKLEEVNVAAQKHLEGVQDHVNFTLQKEYFKCAHDCFDRRRTQDGITSCVENCGVPALSANNVVETEMAKFQERLNRSLMVCQDKFEAAKLQKMKTDATNELESCVNRSIDDSIRVLPHLVEQIKSTINMK; translated from the exons ATGGACCACGCGGGCTCCATGGAGGAGAGGATCGTGGCGGACCGGATCCGGAAGAAGCTGGAGGAGGTGAACGTCGCCGCCCAGAAGCACCTCGAGGGCGTGCAGGACCATGTCAACTTCACTCTGCAG AAAGAGTACTTCAAGTGTGCACATGACTGCTTTGATAGGCGACGGACTCAAGACGGGATCACCAGCTGTGTAGAGAACTGTGGTGTGCCCGCTCTTTCTGCCAACAATGTTGTTGAGACCGAGATGGCCAAGTTCCAG GAAAGGTTGAATCGCTCGTTGATGGTCTGCCAAGACAAGTTTGAAGCAGCAAAGCTCCAGAAGATGAAGACGGACGCAACCAATGAGCTGGAGTCGTGCGTGAACAGATCCATCGACGACAGCATCAGGGTCCTGCCCCATCTGGTTGAGCAGATCAAGTCCACCATTAACATGAAGTAG
- the LOC119295173 gene encoding pentatricopeptide repeat-containing protein At3g12770-like has product MPPTTLPQPPTAAAALVRHYIGLLSAAGVSSLRTLLPIHARAVLHGVAANPAFATRLLAAAAPRSLAYARRVFDAAPHRDAYMWNTLLRAHAHSHSSVPANSPAADALQLYKRMRAAGVAPDCYTYPIVLPACAAARAPRLGRAAHGDAVRFALAGDGFVHSALIAMYCQEGEVADAEQVFLAAAAGARTVVSWTAMVAGYAQNCLFGQAAAVFGSMVDQGVLPNEITLISFLPCLQGQECLAAGEMVHGFVIKLGFDANLPLVNALIAMYGKCGSIASAKELFDGMAARTVVSWNTMVAMYEQNGDGVRAIKFFHRMLSEKVGFDAVTLVSVLSACTRQGALETGKWVHELARSHGLETDARIGNVLVDMYAKCGEIVYARQAFEGLREPGVVSWSAMISAYANHGEPEEALNLFSAMKGQGVKPNSFTLTAVLVACGHSGLVDEGLAIFDSIVTDYHISPTLENYACMVDMLGRAGRLVEAYEIIKGMSMQPDKCIWGAFLGGCRLHGNLELAEFVAKDLFQSGSNDVTFYVLMANMYFEAGMLEDAERTRRTMKEMELKKMAGHSLVCTSRERRAIMR; this is encoded by the coding sequence ATGCCCCCTACTACCCTCCCGCAAccgcccaccgccgccgcggccctcgTCCGCCACTACATCGGCCTCCTCTCAGCCGCCGGCGTCTCCTCCCTCCGCACCCTCCTCCCTATCCACGCCCGCGCCGTCCTCCACGGCGTCGCCGCCAACCCAGCCTTCGCCACCAGGCTCCTCGCCGCGGCCGCCCCGCGCTCCCTCGCGTACGCCCGCAGGGTGTTCGACGCCGCGCCGCACCGCGATGCCTACATGTGGAACACCCTCCTCCGCGCCCACGCCCACTCCCACTCCTCCGTCCCGGCCAACTCCCCCGCTGCGGACGCGCTCCAGCTCTACAAGCGGATGCGCGCCGCGGGCGTCGCACCGGACTGCTACACATACCCGATCGTGCTCCCGGCGTGCGCGGCGGCGCGCgccccgcggctcgggcgggccgcgcACGGGGACGCGGTGAGGTTCGCGCTCGCCGGCGACGGCTTCGTGCACAGCGCGCTCATCGCCATGTACTGCCAGGAGGGGGAGGTGGCGGACGCGGAGCAGGTGTTCTTGGCAGCCGCCGCCGGTGCCCGCACGGTCGTCTCGTGGACGGCCATGGTCGCGGGCTACGCGCAGAACTGCTTGTTCGGTCAGGCGGCTGCGGTGTTCGGCTCGATGGTTGACCAGGGCGTGCTCCCAAATGAGATCACTCTGATCAGTTTCCTGCCGTGTCTGCAGGGACAGGAATGTCTCGCTGCCGGGGAGATGGTTCATGGGTTCGTGATCAAGCTGGGGTTCGATGCGAATCTGCCGCTGGTGAACGCGCTCATCGCCATGTATGGCAAGTGCGGGAGCATCGCGTCGGCAAAAGAGTTGTTTGATGGAATGGCTGCGCGAACCGTGGTGTCCTGGAACACGATGGTTGCCATGTATGAGCAGAATGGCGATGGGGTTCGGGCGATCAAGTTCTTCCACAGGATGCTTAGTGAGAAGGTGGGGTTTGACGCTGTCACTCTGGTCAGTGTGCTTTCAGCTTGCACACGCCAGGGAGCCCTTGAGACAGGGAAGTGGGTGCACGAGCTCGCTAGGAGTCATGGGCTCGAGACTGATGCGAGGATCGGCAATGTTCTTGTGGATATGTACGCAAAATGTGGCGAGATTGTTTACGCAAGACAGGCTTTTGAAGGTTTGCGCGAGCCTGGTGTTGTGTCATGGAGCGCCATGATCAGTGCATATGCCAACCATGGTGAGCCTGAAGAGGCTCTCAATCTCTTCTCCGCGATGAAAGGTCAAGGGGTGAAGCCTAATTCCTTCACGTTGACCGCGGTTCTAGTGGCGTGTGGCCACTCTGGCCTTGTTGATGAAGGGCTGGCGATTTTCGACAGCATTGTCACGGACTACCATATATCACCAACACTTGAGAACTATGCCTGCATGGTTGACATGCTAGGACGTGCCGGTAGACTTGTTGAAGCGTATGAAATCATCAAGGGAATGTCGATGCAGCCAGACAAGTGCATTTGGGGTGCGTTCCTCGGCGGTTGCAGGCTTCATGGCAACCTGGAGCTGGCTGAATTTGTTGCCAAGGATCTCTTTCAGTCGGGTTCTAACGACGTCACGTTCTACGTTTTGATGGCGAACATGTACTTTGAGGCTGGAATGCTGGAAGACGCGGAAAGGACGAGGAGGACCATGAAGGAGATGGAACTCAAGAAGATGGCTGGGCACAGCTTAGTTTGCACCAGTAGAGAAAGAAGAGCCATCATGAGGTAG